A genomic segment from Fluviispira vulneris encodes:
- a CDS encoding ParA family protein: MSKKTNIICIANQKGGVAKTTTVVNLAAAFSSLGKSVLVIDSDYQGNATDILGINPSDAEKKNLAKAILKEIPCEDVFLKSPVSANIDVLAGTRELTDAVVQMTGQVHQHLLLKPILSDFVFEKYDIVIIDTHPTLDCLYMSAMTSAHYYLMPVFPDPESAKGLVDMVHSAEKIRKYLNPLLFNLGAIICRYDKSFATHPKFVEKIRELAKAANFPVCETLIPNSASIPAASVASQPVVTWKPNSIISNAYCALAGELLPSLKGKRMGRVPLPNMELVNKISDEVEASIEF, from the coding sequence ATGTCAAAAAAAACAAATATCATTTGTATAGCAAATCAAAAAGGTGGAGTTGCTAAAACAACTACTGTTGTAAATTTAGCTGCTGCTTTTTCTAGCTTAGGTAAAAGTGTATTAGTAATTGATTCCGATTACCAAGGCAATGCTACAGATATATTAGGAATTAATCCGTCTGATGCTGAAAAAAAGAATTTAGCAAAAGCAATTTTAAAAGAAATCCCATGTGAAGATGTTTTTTTAAAATCTCCAGTATCAGCAAATATAGATGTTTTAGCTGGTACACGTGAATTGACAGATGCAGTTGTTCAAATGACTGGTCAGGTTCATCAACATTTACTATTAAAGCCAATACTGTCAGATTTTGTTTTTGAAAAATACGATATCGTAATTATAGATACTCATCCAACTTTAGACTGCTTGTACATGTCTGCAATGACTTCCGCACATTATTACTTAATGCCAGTTTTTCCTGATCCTGAAAGTGCTAAAGGCTTAGTAGATATGGTTCATTCTGCTGAAAAAATAAGAAAATATTTAAATCCATTATTATTTAATTTAGGTGCAATCATATGTAGATATGATAAATCTTTTGCAACACATCCAAAATTTGTTGAAAAAATTAGAGAATTAGCAAAAGCTGCTAATTTTCCTGTCTGTGAAACTTTAATTCCTAATTCAGCTTCGATCCCTGCAGCGAGCGTTGCAAGTCAACCTGTCGTCACATGGAAACCAAATTCCATTATTTCAAATGCATATTGTGCTCTTGCTGGTGAATTATTGCCAAGTTTAAAAGGGAAAAGAATGGGAAGAGTACCACTCCCCAATATGGAATTAGTAAATAAAATTTCTGATGAAGTTGAAGCAAGTATTGAATTTTAA
- a CDS encoding tyrosine-type recombinase/integrase: MKLENILELFLKNLHTKGASPHTIKAYKLDLLDYLKHLKENECSEEAASLYSLVVDATSIEFKSYKEYLGQSSPATIQRKFITLRRFLSWCLKEGFRKNPVPEPPKLPSSQPLAPRWLKRNELNSLFRLVEKQGNKRNEAIVQLLFHTGLRVSELVSLTWEDIHIGRYEGLLTVKCGKGQKKRFVPLNATARKVLLELKDVSSQKEAKDFLFHGKRGPLNENGVLKLFYTLSSSLSMDTKNKITPHRLRHTFCKTLLDKKESIEKVSTLAGHSSLSTTQKYITPSIEDLKLSVDSLMD; this comes from the coding sequence ATGAAGTTAGAAAATATTTTAGAGCTCTTTCTAAAGAACTTGCATACAAAAGGTGCATCTCCCCATACTATAAAAGCGTATAAACTCGATCTATTAGATTACTTAAAACATTTAAAAGAAAACGAGTGCTCCGAGGAAGCAGCTTCTCTCTATAGTTTAGTTGTCGATGCCACAAGTATTGAGTTTAAAAGTTATAAGGAATACTTGGGTCAATCTTCTCCTGCCACCATTCAAAGAAAGTTTATTACATTAAGGCGTTTTCTGAGTTGGTGCCTAAAAGAGGGTTTTAGAAAAAATCCTGTGCCTGAGCCTCCGAAACTTCCCAGCTCCCAACCCCTTGCCCCACGCTGGCTCAAGCGAAATGAGCTCAATTCCTTATTTCGGCTTGTGGAAAAACAAGGCAACAAAAGAAATGAAGCCATTGTCCAATTGCTTTTTCATACGGGACTCAGAGTTTCAGAGCTTGTTTCCTTAACTTGGGAAGATATTCACATAGGTCGCTATGAAGGACTGCTCACGGTTAAATGCGGGAAAGGTCAGAAAAAGAGGTTTGTTCCTTTAAATGCAACGGCGCGTAAAGTTCTTCTTGAACTCAAAGACGTTTCAAGTCAAAAAGAAGCAAAGGATTTTCTCTTTCACGGAAAAAGAGGACCTCTTAATGAAAATGGGGTCTTGAAACTTTTTTACACCTTAAGCAGTTCATTAAGTATGGATACAAAAAACAAAATCACCCCCCACCGCTTAAGACATACATTCTGCAAAACGCTTCTCGATAAAAAAGAATCCATTGAAAAAGTCTCGACCCTTGCCGGTCACTCTTCGCTTTCCACTACACAAAAATACATCACCCCTTCGATTGAAGACCTCAAACTTTCAGTCGATAGCCTCATGGATTAA
- a CDS encoding type II toxin-antitoxin system RelE/ParE family toxin, translated as MLEIFGYELALPHAKNLGGGIYELRAKSKGAGYRIYYTFKNDKIIILLVAGDKSTQQRDIEKARNLKESL; from the coding sequence TTGCTTGAGATTTTTGGGTACGAATTGGCATTGCCACACGCTAAAAACTTAGGAGGGGGAATTTATGAGTTACGCGCTAAATCAAAAGGAGCTGGCTACCGTATCTATTACACCTTTAAAAATGACAAAATCATTATTTTATTAGTCGCAGGAGATAAGTCTACCCAACAAAGGGATATAGAAAAGGCAAGAAATTTAAAGGAGAGTTTATGA
- a CDS encoding beta-propeller fold lactonase family protein: MIYKNLLYIGFLAVALHSCKEDYKGIKTQTPSNSNNSDPVKLELGLVETVQKQTYAYVTNAKNSKVTLCSINEAGNLENCSDDNHTFSRPGGIAIKNRKIYVSNYGSKKVTICSISEAGNLENCSDNNHVFSSPVDLAIHKGKIYVSNYESNKVTICSINEAGNLENCTDDNHTFSRPYGIAIKNRKIYVSNYGSKKVTICSINEAGNLENCTDDNHTFSSPNGIAIKNRKAYVSNYEGKISICSINKSGKLTKCTDTSHNFSYPEGIIINNGKAYVMNFGSEKVSICSINKSGELTECADASYEFGQPIDIAIAKAP, from the coding sequence ATGATATATAAAAATTTATTATATATAGGATTTTTAGCAGTAGCACTTCACAGCTGCAAAGAAGATTATAAAGGCATCAAAACCCAAACTCCTTCAAATTCAAATAACAGCGACCCTGTAAAGCTAGAGCTGGGACTTGTAGAAACAGTGCAAAAACAAACTTATGCTTATGTGACAAACGCTAAAAACAGTAAAGTAACTCTTTGTAGTATAAACGAAGCTGGAAATTTAGAAAACTGTTCTGACGATAATCATACATTTAGTAGACCTGGTGGTATTGCTATTAAAAATAGAAAGATTTATGTTTCAAATTATGGAAGTAAAAAAGTAACTATTTGTAGTATAAGCGAAGCTGGAAATTTAGAAAACTGTTCTGACAATAATCATGTATTTAGTAGCCCTGTTGATCTTGCTATTCACAAAGGAAAAATTTATGTTTCAAATTATGAAAGTAATAAAGTAACTATTTGTAGTATAAACGAAGCTGGAAATTTAGAAAACTGTACTGACGATAATCATACATTTAGCAGACCTTATGGTATTGCTATTAAAAATAGAAAGATTTATGTTTCAAATTATGGAAGTAAAAAAGTAACTATTTGTAGTATAAATGAAGCTGGAAATTTAGAAAACTGTACTGACGATAATCATACATTTAGTAGCCCTAATGGTATTGCAATTAAAAATAGAAAGGCTTATGTATCAAATTATGAAGGTAAAATAAGTATCTGTAGCATAAATAAATCTGGTAAATTAACAAAATGTACTGACACTTCACATAATTTTAGTTACCCAGAAGGTATCATTATCAACAATGGAAAGGCTTATGTTATGAATTTTGGAAGTGAAAAAGTAAGTATCTGTAGCATAAATAAATCTGGTGAATTAACAGAATGTGCTGATGCTTCTTATGAATTTGGCCAACCTATAGATATCGCTATAGCTAAAGCACCTTAG
- a CDS encoding RHS repeat domain-containing protein translates to MTTNIYSNAFNFSSYLNGSVDLRTGQYSAVIKLATIRSSSSIESTRDISLIFNMMNTNNEGFGKGWSLGKSEYNTANSTLQLLSGGTFRSESMPPEGYSFRFKDKKIKDILVKKIANDRIEIIYKDGIIEILQRINPSSNYKTYEIIFENGEIYRFYYTPNEQLQRIANVQANKDMLNFEYSNNLLQKSHTLIENNKKSTIAYSYQNNLLISVTVPYDANINQPNPSAFYKYEYQTFSTSGFTAIRRITNPLGGQEFITYRENGHNFDNNTYIPFVSQWENNPAAGQPSTVKIYSYSQGQNFLGYPFSGGGFLPYEDNLYLKVGDYEYWTEEKTIEPNNETIVYESIKTIYNKFHLLKEEILQRGHAQTIKEITYNEIAGRLFPEQPANLQNPKKIVTRYKLLSTGVSREEVTHIETDDYGNTLSQIEKSGIKYQYSFYPQTGEGSNCPPDPFNAFSRFLKQEMIIPVNNDGPTKTTNHTYAKLAINGSKEYFVIRNKEIVNNIVTTEFIYNDMKSNLSLHGRLKTSILRMNNQISTTQFSYSFNGDNLTETRRVSVSDGTWSESTRHLSLMTNRLKSIQKADKTSTIVMEYDIHGRIISEVVSPGTAYEAKRFYSYQFASANEPAKLISTDALGKRTVTRYDGLGRPISLAELQNNNSDKIVKTLHYNRLDQLIEEVIIDNFNVRDVKLSTQYTYNSWGKLSHIRNPDGSAYISEENPLENTKTEGVLGGNRTETHFNKFGQIEKVTEIGTNNERIQTQVRTYDGLGRCKSDKDINGHTVYYTYDIFDRLIQAQTIPANNSAPARTIKSEFVEYTTSSLAKRVSVDNKVVGTRTYDGIGRLITENKGGGQTSRFEYSADSFLPTASLSPRGYWKNLNYNLELSALSRFEIENQSTNFEYHTISGNMTKAQNINSTRHIEYDDWQRPSKEIISLNGRNYESGYVYSPAGRLLRFESSLGDTENRVYDNYGRLEKISANNFNVFCYYDNLGRMNRVTVHEGHFQVETTLSFDNFGRESIRSLRRDGALLQTISLSYYPNGQISQRKIGDARGNTLCDEIFYYDAYRRLISYQCNGAEFPLDSHGRKIKKQDFTFDSLDNITSVKTQFMDNSENICTRTFSQENPTQLVQVSYSNPFSQHVLQYDASGNLLSDHKGHEFQYDGLERMISTSLAGNRLCEYRYDAQGRQISQIVVNQDPLHLHYFNNQLIGETQGSSKLRYLIDNNKILGRKIEQSGESSSEINILDDAGSVKKVISTNTVDNSLRLYTPYGECNNNKADSTEPLIKRHNIGFNGSRLDPITNLYHLGNGQRAYSPELMVFLSPDPLSPFGKGGLNSYSYCNGDPINNQDPSGLFWSMFKKVLGLAVSLVILGIAIAAAVPTGGASLSILAVVGAIGAGLGVVASTLDVAAEGISMVDKKYGSDNSNHIRNLNIAAFSFGVASAVLSVGSSARGVAKTALGRTKVYDLNRMAKVDLYRSGNLPVSFSMSYAKTVYTSVKLGIPHIGTIMRYGPLVNQIASTAYKIQSLTNRGLDLFADTSANTQHDSNSYASGSGEGYMSPTNGFSDIIERNLNFSDELEQQASNIRSSAANDLYATSI, encoded by the coding sequence ATGACAACGAATATTTATTCCAATGCGTTTAATTTTAGTTCCTATTTAAATGGTTCAGTTGATTTACGCACTGGTCAATACAGTGCTGTTATTAAATTAGCAACGATTCGATCTTCAAGTTCTATAGAATCGACAAGAGATATTTCTCTTATATTTAATATGATGAATACAAACAATGAAGGATTTGGTAAGGGCTGGAGCTTAGGTAAAAGTGAATATAATACAGCAAATTCAACTCTTCAGCTGTTAAGTGGTGGTACATTTCGTTCTGAATCCATGCCACCTGAAGGATATTCTTTTCGTTTTAAAGATAAAAAAATAAAGGATATCTTAGTTAAAAAAATTGCAAATGATAGGATTGAAATAATTTATAAAGATGGAATTATAGAAATATTGCAAAGGATAAATCCTTCATCAAATTATAAGACCTATGAAATTATTTTTGAAAATGGTGAAATATATAGGTTTTATTATACTCCAAATGAGCAATTACAAAGAATTGCAAATGTACAAGCAAATAAAGATATGCTTAATTTCGAGTATTCTAATAATTTATTACAAAAATCGCATACACTGATTGAAAATAATAAAAAATCAACTATTGCTTATAGTTATCAAAATAATTTACTGATATCAGTGACTGTGCCTTATGATGCGAATATAAATCAACCTAATCCAAGTGCTTTCTATAAATACGAATACCAAACATTTTCTACGAGTGGTTTTACTGCAATAAGAAGAATAACAAACCCTCTCGGAGGGCAAGAATTTATTACTTATCGAGAAAATGGGCATAATTTTGATAATAATACATATATTCCATTTGTTAGTCAATGGGAAAATAATCCAGCAGCTGGGCAACCTAGTACAGTAAAAATATATAGCTATAGTCAAGGACAAAACTTTTTAGGCTATCCGTTTTCAGGAGGGGGATTTCTTCCGTATGAAGATAATCTTTACTTAAAAGTAGGAGATTATGAATATTGGACAGAAGAAAAAACAATAGAGCCAAATAATGAAACAATTGTTTATGAATCAATTAAGACAATTTATAATAAATTTCACTTATTAAAAGAAGAAATATTACAACGAGGGCATGCCCAAACGATAAAGGAAATAACTTACAATGAAATTGCAGGTCGTCTTTTTCCAGAGCAACCAGCCAATTTACAAAATCCTAAAAAAATTGTTACACGTTATAAACTCCTTAGCACAGGAGTTTCGAGAGAAGAAGTAACACACATTGAAACAGATGATTACGGAAATACTTTATCACAAATTGAAAAATCAGGTATTAAATATCAATATAGTTTTTATCCTCAAACAGGAGAAGGAAGCAATTGTCCACCTGATCCTTTTAATGCTTTTAGCCGTTTTTTAAAACAAGAAATGATAATTCCGGTAAATAATGATGGACCGACAAAAACAACTAATCATACATATGCGAAGCTGGCAATTAATGGATCAAAAGAATATTTTGTGATACGCAATAAAGAAATTGTTAATAATATAGTGACAACAGAATTTATTTATAATGATATGAAAAGCAATTTATCTTTACATGGAAGATTGAAAACCTCTATTCTGCGCATGAATAATCAAATTTCTACAACTCAGTTTTCTTATAGTTTTAATGGGGATAACTTAACGGAAACAAGAAGAGTATCAGTGAGTGATGGTACTTGGTCTGAATCCACTCGCCATTTATCTCTAATGACAAATCGTTTGAAATCTATACAAAAAGCAGATAAAACATCTACTATTGTTATGGAGTATGATATACACGGTCGTATAATATCTGAAGTAGTTTCGCCTGGAACAGCATATGAAGCCAAACGTTTTTATTCCTATCAATTTGCCTCTGCAAATGAACCTGCAAAACTTATTTCTACTGATGCTTTGGGTAAAAGAACTGTAACTCGTTATGATGGTCTGGGGCGTCCTATTTCTTTGGCTGAGTTGCAAAATAATAATTCAGATAAAATTGTTAAAACTTTGCATTATAATCGACTGGATCAATTGATTGAAGAAGTTATTATAGATAATTTCAATGTGCGAGATGTGAAATTATCAACACAATATACATATAACTCATGGGGTAAACTCAGTCATATAAGAAATCCTGACGGATCTGCTTACATTTCGGAAGAAAATCCTCTTGAGAATACAAAAACAGAAGGAGTTCTTGGAGGAAATAGAACAGAAACACATTTTAATAAATTTGGACAAATCGAAAAAGTAACAGAAATTGGTACAAATAATGAAAGAATACAAACCCAAGTTCGAACATATGATGGTTTAGGAAGATGCAAATCAGATAAAGATATAAATGGTCACACAGTTTATTATACATATGATATATTTGATCGACTTATTCAAGCTCAAACAATTCCAGCAAATAACAGCGCACCAGCACGAACGATTAAATCTGAATTTGTCGAATATACCACTTCCTCACTTGCAAAAAGGGTTAGTGTAGATAATAAAGTCGTTGGCACACGCACATACGATGGAATTGGAAGATTGATCACTGAAAATAAAGGAGGCGGGCAAACATCACGCTTTGAATATTCTGCAGATTCTTTTCTTCCTACTGCTTCACTTTCACCACGTGGTTATTGGAAAAATTTAAATTATAATCTTGAGCTTTCTGCGTTGAGTCGTTTTGAAATCGAAAACCAATCTACCAACTTTGAGTATCATACTATTTCTGGAAATATGACAAAGGCACAAAATATAAATTCTACTCGTCATATTGAATACGATGATTGGCAACGCCCAAGTAAGGAAATTATTAGTTTAAATGGGCGTAATTATGAATCTGGATATGTTTATTCACCTGCAGGTAGATTGTTACGTTTTGAATCGTCTTTGGGTGATACAGAAAATCGAGTCTACGATAATTATGGTCGATTGGAAAAAATAAGCGCAAATAATTTTAATGTGTTTTGTTATTATGACAATTTAGGACGTATGAATAGAGTGACAGTCCATGAAGGTCATTTCCAAGTTGAAACGACACTTTCATTCGATAATTTTGGCCGAGAATCCATCCGAAGTTTGCGACGCGATGGAGCTTTATTACAAACAATTTCTCTTTCTTACTATCCGAATGGACAAATTTCTCAGAGAAAAATTGGGGATGCTCGGGGGAATACATTATGTGATGAGATTTTTTATTACGATGCTTATAGACGATTGATTTCTTATCAATGTAATGGAGCAGAATTTCCTCTTGATTCACATGGGCGCAAAATAAAGAAACAAGATTTCACTTTTGATTCTTTAGATAATATAACAAGTGTTAAAACTCAATTTATGGATAATAGCGAAAATATATGCACACGGACTTTTAGCCAGGAAAACCCAACTCAGCTTGTCCAAGTATCTTATTCCAATCCTTTCAGTCAGCATGTTTTGCAATATGATGCTTCTGGTAATCTTTTATCAGATCATAAGGGGCATGAGTTTCAGTATGATGGTCTTGAGAGGATGATTTCCACGTCACTCGCAGGAAATAGACTTTGTGAATACCGATATGATGCTCAAGGACGGCAAATAAGTCAAATTGTAGTAAACCAAGATCCTTTACATTTGCATTATTTCAATAATCAGCTCATAGGTGAGACCCAAGGAAGCAGTAAATTAAGGTACCTAATTGATAATAATAAAATATTGGGAAGAAAAATTGAACAATCTGGAGAATCATCATCTGAAATAAATATTTTAGATGATGCGGGGAGTGTTAAGAAAGTAATATCGACAAATACAGTGGATAATTCTTTAAGACTTTATACACCCTATGGTGAATGCAATAATAACAAAGCAGATTCTACTGAACCTCTTATCAAACGCCATAACATTGGGTTTAATGGTTCAAGACTCGATCCGATCACGAATTTATATCATCTAGGGAACGGTCAGCGAGCCTATAGTCCAGAATTAATGGTTTTTCTTTCTCCCGATCCATTAAGCCCCTTTGGCAAAGGGGGATTGAATTCGTATTCATATTGCAATGGAGATCCAATTAATAATCAAGATCCAAGCGGATTGTTTTGGAGTATGTTTAAAAAAGTACTGGGTCTTGCTGTGAGTTTAGTGATTTTAGGTATAGCTATTGCTGCAGCAGTGCCAACAGGTGGGGCTTCACTTTCTATTCTTGCTGTGGTGGGAGCGATTGGTGCAGGACTTGGGGTTGTCGCTTCGACATTAGATGTGGCAGCTGAAGGTATTTCGATGGTTGATAAAAAATATGGTTCAGACAATTCGAATCATATTCGCAACCTCAATATTGCTGCATTTTCGTTTGGGGTGGCTTCGGCAGTCTTGTCAGTGGGAAGCAGTGCGAGAGGAGTTGCAAAAACAGCTCTTGGACGGACAAAAGTATACGATTTAAATAGAATGGCGAAAGTTGATTTATATCGTTCTGGGAATTTACCAGTTTCTTTTTCAATGTCATATGCAAAAACTGTTTATACTTCTGTGAAATTAGGTATTCCTCATATTGGTACAATTATGCGCTATGGACCTTTAGTGAATCAGATTGCTTCAACAGCATATAAAATACAAAGTCTTACAAACCGTGGATTAGATTTATTTGCAGACACTTCAGCAAATACTCAACATGATTCAAACTCATATGCAAGTGGTTCAGGAGAAGGGTATATGAGCCCGACAAATGGATTTTCAGATATTATCGAGCGCAATTTGAATTTTTCAGATGAACTTGAACAACAGGCTTCTAACATTCGTTCATCAGCAGCAAATGATTTATATGCCACTTCAATATAG